Proteins encoded by one window of Archaeoglobus veneficus SNP6:
- a CDS encoding cobalt-precorrin-5B (C(1))-methyltransferase, which produces MRLVDPLELYKYPEDWVKQRAEEEGSAEVRRKVESGLYILTPDGYLRRGITTATTTSAAICGAISGEESVTVSTPSGIDVNVRVQQKGVCIARKFAGDHAFDVTDGMEFVARVSSSGEAEIEFGRGIGEKKGEKAVSRAAMRQILENFRKYADEFDFKGKITVEVPSGEKIAKKTDNEKLGIKGGISILGTTGFVEPWCRKLIDVKAEIASMYDRLVITTGRGGWRWAKENLPGYQPIVFGVHITEGLRAARGKVIIVGKPSLLVKWAIPELRGKKVDVARKEEFYRKAILERARSINEGVEDVILLGGRI; this is translated from the coding sequence ATGAGACTTGTTGATCCACTTGAACTCTACAAATACCCGGAGGACTGGGTAAAACAACGTGCAGAGGAAGAGGGAAGTGCAGAAGTGAGAAGAAAGGTTGAAAGCGGACTGTACATCCTGACACCCGATGGCTATCTTCGCAGAGGGATAACGACAGCAACAACCACAAGCGCGGCGATATGCGGGGCAATTTCTGGCGAGGAAAGCGTTACAGTTTCAACACCGTCAGGTATCGATGTAAACGTGAGAGTTCAGCAGAAAGGTGTCTGCATAGCAAGGAAGTTCGCCGGAGATCATGCTTTTGATGTGACCGACGGCATGGAGTTCGTCGCGAGGGTGTCCAGCAGCGGAGAGGCCGAAATTGAATTTGGAAGGGGAATCGGAGAGAAGAAAGGAGAAAAGGCAGTCAGCAGAGCGGCGATGAGGCAGATTCTCGAAAATTTCAGGAAGTACGCTGATGAGTTTGACTTCAAAGGAAAAATCACTGTTGAAGTTCCTTCAGGAGAGAAAATTGCAAAGAAAACGGACAACGAGAAGCTCGGAATAAAAGGTGGCATATCCATCCTCGGCACCACTGGCTTCGTCGAACCGTGGTGCAGGAAGCTCATCGATGTCAAGGCTGAAATTGCGTCAATGTACGACAGGCTCGTAATAACAACGGGACGAGGAGGGTGGCGCTGGGCAAAGGAGAACCTGCCCGGCTATCAACCCATCGTATTTGGAGTTCACATAACAGAAGGGCTCAGAGCCGCAAGGGGAAAAGTGATCATCGTGGGAAAGCCGTCACTCCTCGTCAAGTGGGCGATTCCGGAACTGCGAGGAAAGAAAGTGGACGTTGCAAGGAAAGAAGAGTTCTACAGAAAAGCAATCCTTGAAAGGGCAAGAAGCATAAACGAGGGGGTTGAGGACGTAATCCTGTTGGGTGGAAGAATATGA
- the cobJ gene encoding precorrin-3B C(17)-methyltransferase, with product MRSQGKLYVVGIGPGDADFLTIKAVKALQSSDYVIGHRTYVDRIREIVKGEIIESRMGEEVERVRRAVKLAESNVVSLVSGGDPSIYGMASLVAEYVAENGVDIEYEVIPGVTALSAASPLLGSAVSGDHAVVSLSDLLTPWEAIERRLVAALLGDYVIAIYNPSSRKRRGNLVKAMELVKKFRGNVPVGIVKNATRDEEEVYITTPDEIMENPDAVDMHTILFVSNSESKLMGGRFITPRGYSRKYRLREAGRKEMEASGAATSKAIEITRQSYEVVNRYFGDTPEDFIIKRCVIATGDLSVAGILRFHKNAVKTGIEAIKEGRDIIVDVHMVKAGLRAKNVTVAVDYGESNGDDTRTASGFRKLRNKLEGNIVAVGNAPSAALALYDIVKEGIKPALIVATPVGFVNAAESKEMIRQLDVPSITTAGPRGGSTICVAILNGMMSLAKEDETC from the coding sequence TTGCGATCGCAAGGTAAACTCTACGTTGTCGGAATCGGCCCAGGCGACGCGGATTTTCTCACGATTAAAGCCGTAAAGGCTCTCCAATCTTCAGACTATGTTATAGGCCACAGAACCTACGTAGACAGGATAAGAGAAATCGTGAAAGGAGAAATTATCGAAAGCAGAATGGGTGAAGAGGTAGAGAGAGTAAGAAGGGCAGTCAAACTTGCAGAAAGCAATGTGGTAAGCCTTGTTAGCGGTGGCGATCCAAGTATCTACGGCATGGCTTCCCTCGTGGCAGAGTATGTTGCCGAAAATGGGGTTGATATCGAATACGAGGTTATTCCTGGAGTTACAGCCCTTTCCGCAGCATCCCCTCTGCTCGGCTCCGCAGTGAGCGGAGATCACGCAGTTGTAAGCCTGAGCGATTTGTTAACGCCGTGGGAGGCTATAGAGCGCAGACTCGTTGCTGCACTCCTCGGTGATTACGTAATTGCCATCTACAACCCCTCAAGCAGGAAAAGGAGAGGCAACCTCGTAAAGGCGATGGAACTCGTGAAGAAATTTAGAGGAAATGTGCCAGTGGGAATCGTCAAAAACGCTACAAGGGATGAAGAAGAGGTGTATATTACTACCCCGGATGAAATAATGGAGAATCCTGACGCCGTAGATATGCATACCATTCTCTTCGTCTCGAATTCGGAGAGCAAGCTGATGGGTGGCAGGTTCATCACTCCAAGGGGATATAGCAGGAAGTACCGTCTGAGGGAAGCAGGAAGAAAGGAGATGGAAGCAAGCGGTGCTGCGACAAGCAAAGCCATCGAGATAACAAGGCAGAGCTACGAAGTTGTGAACAGATACTTTGGCGACACACCCGAGGATTTCATAATAAAGAGGTGTGTAATTGCGACTGGTGATTTGAGTGTTGCCGGAATTTTGAGATTCCATAAAAATGCTGTGAAGACGGGAATTGAAGCCATTAAAGAAGGAAGAGACATTATCGTTGATGTACACATGGTTAAGGCTGGACTCAGGGCGAAAAACGTTACAGTTGCGGTGGATTATGGAGAGAGCAATGGGGATGATACAAGAACAGCTTCCGGCTTCAGGAAGTTGAGGAATAAACTCGAAGGTAACATAGTTGCCGTGGGAAATGCACCTTCGGCAGCATTGGCGCTCTATGATATAGTGAAGGAGGGAATAAAGCCAGCCCTCATCGTTGCAACCCCTGTTGGATTCGTAAATGCAGCAGAATCCAAAGAGATGATAAGGCAGCTCGATGTGCCGTCCATAACCACTGCTGGCCCGAGAGGAGGTTCGACCATTTGCGTTGCGATTCTAAATGGAATGATGAGCCTTGCAAAGGAAGATGAGACTTGTTGA